The following nucleotide sequence is from Apium graveolens cultivar Ventura chromosome 4, ASM990537v1, whole genome shotgun sequence.
GTACTTGCgtaggactaaggagtatatgttagttTACAGGTCCTCGGATTTGTTGCCTCTGGAATATACCAATTCAGATTTCCAGACAGATAGGGATAAGAGAAATTCCACCTTAGGATTTGTTTTTACCTTGGAAGGTGGAGCCATAATATGGAGGATTGTGAAGCATAAATGTATTACAGACTCAACCATGAAAGCCGAGTATGTGGCAGCCAGTGAGGCAGC
It contains:
- the LOC141718485 gene encoding secreted RxLR effector protein 161-like, whose protein sequence is MKAVPYASACGSLMYAMLCMWPDICFAMGMVSRYQSNPGHEHLSAVKIILKYLRRTKEYMLVYRSSDLLPLEYTNSDFQTDRDKRNSTLGFVFTLEGGAIIWRIVKHKCITDSTMKAEYVAASEAAKEAVWFQNFLPDSDVVPNLP